A window of the Bos indicus x Bos taurus breed Angus x Brahman F1 hybrid chromosome X, Bos_hybrid_MaternalHap_v2.0, whole genome shotgun sequence genome harbors these coding sequences:
- the LOC113887330 gene encoding piezo-type mechanosensitive ion channel component 2-like, with amino-acid sequence MKVLRNLLMALFIKYWIYICSRMFFFISFKGKIVMYKIIYMVLFIFYGALYQVHYEWWRQILKYFWMSVVIYMMLVLIFIYTYQFEDFPGLWQNMTGLKKEKLEDLGLKQFRVVELFTRIFIPTSFLLVCILHLYYFHGRFLELTNLKSIPSKEYSAIYRQVSLVSEEFIM; translated from the exons ATGAAGGTGCTGAGGAACCTGCTGATGGCCCTGTTCATCAAGTACTGGATCTACATCTGCAGCAGGATGTTCTTCTTCATCAGCTTCAAGGGTAAAATCGTGATGTACAAGATCATCTACATGGTGCTCTTCATCTTCTATGGGGCCCTATATCAG GTGCACTATGAGTGGTGGAGGCAGATCCTGAAGTACTTCTGGATGTCAGTGGTTATCTACATGATGCTGGTGCTCAtctttatatacacatatcaatTTGAAGACTTCCCAGGCTTGTGGCAAAACATGACtggactgaaaaaagaaaa GCTAGAAGACCTTGGCCTGAAGCAGTTCAGGGTGGTTGAGCTGTTCACGCGCATTTTCATCCCCACGTCCTTCCTCCTGGTCTGCATCCTGCACCTGTACTACTTCCACGGCCGGTTCTTAGAGCTCACCAATCTGAAGTCCATCCCCAGCAAGGAGTACAGTGCCATCTATAG GCAAGTGTCACTTGTGTCTGAAGAATTCATCATGTAG